In the genome of Mauremys mutica isolate MM-2020 ecotype Southern chromosome 8, ASM2049712v1, whole genome shotgun sequence, one region contains:
- the EFCAB7 gene encoding EF-hand calcium-binding domain-containing protein 7, translating to MASSPGSNASLSHEKTILSESSQAKKSQYSEEETFYMNCRAAYLAVFKSSLENIKSKEQLCLVLQQAGRNPSQKMVNQYWTPQTTTLNFDDFCNILKKEKPATKTELLKAFLKVDTNNDGYILHTELYKILTMRGEKMTVEEVNAITKLADVNSNGKLDYNKFCKLYMTTNEQCRKTALEKLEVDSRLRRQQFGSQVETSSERATSPISKPSSKTTRKTDHKPAPKRGDSRTSSRPSSAQSCKASVSSTICLGTSSNTNSELIEPNTVKDWQCAQSKGCFFLEEDGEIITHKYRLYLPQRSTVYITIKPLNLSQLEGKTSPWLSVDTALYVLKENESQENLQLVSFTEAQNKEMFMWKGELGSGIYWLIPFTTGCKLKKIKKQIIGEAKLVYRDGDGELALTKEFKAALSDIFEMIDLDGNGLLSLEEYNFFELRTSGEKCDEEAWTVCKENFDTKKNELTRQGFMDLNLMEANDREGDPSDLWVTLLSLGYNKALEMTEACPFVIDIYAEKCKPRIKAVYLEAGSRQLNRAICKSVVNKGDAKVLDSGESIIVYTYKIDTRITSVIENKSENKVIIHVNNEQSKNCVNNRGLNIFAVEVAPKSMMVCQHVMPLKEQEEWIYNCVHSLVP from the exons TGCTTCAACAGGCTGGAAGAAATCCATCTCAGAAGATGGTTAATCAGTACTGGACTCCCCAGACCACCACACTGAATTTTGATGATTTTTGTAatatcttaaaaaaagaaaaaccagctacaaaaacagaactgctcaaagcatttttaaaagtagATACAAATAATGATGGATATATTTTGCACACTGAACTTTATAAAATTCTGACAATG AGAGGTGAGAAGATGACTGTAGAGGAAGTGAATGCCATCACTAAATTGGCTGATGTAAACAGCAATGGCAAGCTTGATTACAACAAG TTTTGTAAATTATATATGACAACCAATGAGCAATGTCGTAAGACTGCACTAGAGAAACTAGAAGTTGACAGTAGACTGAGGCGTCAGCAGTTTGGAAGTCAAGTTGAAACCTCCTCTGAAAGAGCAACATCACCAATATCAAAACCATCATCAAAGACCACAAGGAAAACTGATCACAAGCCAGCACCAAAGAGAG GTGACAGCAGAACTTCTTCAAGGCCTTCATCAGCCCAAAGTTGCAAGGCATCCGTTTCTTCCACTAtctgcctgggcaccagcagtAACACAAATTCAGAGCTAATTGAGCCAAACACAGTAAAG GATTGGCAGTGTGCACAGTCCAAAGGATGCTTCTTCTTAGAGGAAGATGGTGAAATCATTACTCATAAATATAGGTTGTACTTACCTCAAAGGTCAACAGTATATATCACCATTAAACCTTTAAACCTTAGCCAGTTAGAAG gAAAAACTTCTCCATGGTTATCAGTGGACACAGCTTTGTATGTTCTCAAGGAAAATGAAAGCCAAGAAAACCTACAGCTTGTGAGCTTTACTGAAGCACAAAATAAAGAG ATGTTTATGTGGAAAGGTGAACTGGGATCTGGTATTTACTGGCTAATTCCATTCACAACTGGCTGTAAGCTCAAGAAGATAAAAAAGCAAATTATTGGAGAAGCCAAACTGGTTTATAGAGATGGAGATGGAGAGCTGGCCCTTACCAAAGAGTTCAA AGCAGCTTTATCAGATATATTTGAAATGATTGATTTAGATGGAAATGGCCTTCTGAGCCTGGAAGAATACAATTTCTTTGAACTGAGGACTAGTGGTGAGAAATGTGATGAGGAAGCATGGACTGTATGCAAGG AGAATTTTGACACAAAGAAGAATGAGCTAACAAGACAGGGATTTATGGATTTGAATCTCATGGAGGCCAATGACCGTGAAGGGGATCCTAGTGACCTTTGGGTCACTTTACTGTCACTGGGCTACAATAAAGCACTGGAAATGACAGAG GCATGCCCCTTTGTCATTGACATCTATGCAGAAAAATGCAAACCCAGAATTAAAGCTGTTTATCTGGAGGCAGGCAGCAGGCAACTTAACAGGGCAATTTGCAAGTCTGTTGTTAACAAAGGAGATGCCAAAGTACTGGATAGTGGTGAAAGTATAATTGTCTATACCTACAAAATTGATACACGGATCACTTCTGTTATTGAAAATAAG TCTGAAAACAAAGTGATTATTCATGTCAACAATGAGCAGAGTAAGAACTGTGTAAATAACAGGGGACTCAACATTTTTGCTGTTGAAGTGGCACCAAAATCCATGATG GTTTGTCAGCATGTGATGCCTTTGAAAGAGCAAGAAGAATGGATATATAATTGTGTGCATTCTCTTGTACCTTAA